From one Gemmatimonadota bacterium genomic stretch:
- a CDS encoding peroxidase, which produces MAWIRTIDESEAEGQLARIYQGSMRSWGGVDNIIKAHSLNVQAMRAVMVFYKGLMHGDCDLTLGQREMIATTVSALNECEY; this is translated from the coding sequence ATGGCTTGGATACGCACCATTGACGAATCGGAAGCGGAAGGACAGTTGGCCAGGATTTACCAGGGCTCGATGCGATCCTGGGGCGGCGTGGACAACATCATCAAAGCGCACAGCCTGAACGTGCAGGCGATGCGGGCGGTGATGGTCTTCTACAAGGGCCTCATGCACGGGGACTGCGACCTGACGCTGGGACAGCGTGAAATGATCGCGACGACCGTCTCGGCCCTCAACGAGTGCGAGTACTGA
- a CDS encoding peroxidase — protein sequence MDAIKKDYRAADLDAADRAMLDYVRKLTLAPATTSESDIVALREAGFGDKAILEINQIAGFFAWCNRTVDGLGVELEAFWDDPDATNV from the coding sequence GTGGACGCGATCAAGAAGGACTACCGCGCGGCGGACCTGGACGCTGCCGACCGCGCCATGCTGGACTATGTGCGCAAGCTGACCCTGGCGCCCGCTACGACATCGGAGTCGGATATCGTTGCGTTGAGGGAGGCCGGGTTCGGCGACAAGGCGATCCTGGAGATCAACCAGATCGCGGGTTTCTTCGCCTGGTGCAACCGTACGGTGGACGGCCTGGGTGTGGAACTGGAGGCGTTCTGGGACGATCCGGATGCGACGAATGTCTAG
- a CDS encoding SDR family oxidoreductase, with protein MSILDAFRLDGKTALVTGCRRGIGRGLAEALAEAGADILGASASMESSGSEIEGAVTALDRKFTGYSVDLNNRDALYDFIHQVKNDFPVIDILVNNAGLTLRAPAAEHSDEYWDTVMNVNLNSPFILSREIGRDMVARGRGKIVFTASVLSFQGGITVPSYAASKGAVAQLVMALSNEWASKGVNVNAIAPGYIATDLTSALQHDPERSRSISERIPAGRWGAPSDLGGTVVYLSSDASDYVHGAVLAVDGGWLGR; from the coding sequence ATGTCCATACTGGACGCATTCAGGCTAGATGGCAAAACCGCCCTCGTAACCGGCTGTCGCAGGGGGATCGGCAGGGGACTGGCCGAAGCGCTCGCCGAAGCAGGCGCGGATATCTTAGGCGCAAGCGCGTCGATGGAGTCGTCCGGCAGCGAAATCGAAGGGGCTGTCACAGCCCTGGACCGCAAGTTTACCGGTTACAGCGTCGACCTGAACAACCGGGACGCGCTGTATGATTTCATTCACCAGGTCAAGAACGATTTCCCGGTCATCGATATCCTTGTCAACAACGCCGGGCTTACGTTGAGGGCGCCCGCCGCCGAACATTCCGACGAATACTGGGACACGGTCATGAATGTAAACCTCAACTCGCCGTTCATCCTGAGCCGGGAGATCGGACGGGACATGGTCGCCCGAGGCCGCGGAAAGATCGTGTTCACCGCATCCGTACTGTCCTTCCAGGGCGGCATCACCGTGCCCAGCTACGCGGCGTCCAAGGGGGCCGTCGCACAACTGGTCATGGCCCTTTCCAACGAATGGGCCTCCAAGGGCGTCAACGTCAACGCCATCGCGCCGGGCTATATCGCCACCGACCTCACGTCGGCCCTGCAGCATGACCCGGAGCGTTCCAGGTCCATATCCGAACGGATCCCCGCCGGCCGGTGGGGCGCGCCGAGCGACCTGGGCGGCACCGTCGTCTACCTCAGTTCGGATGCTTCCGACTACGTCCACGGTGCGGTACTGGCCGTCGACGGTGGTTGGCTGGGCCGATAG